One genomic segment of Scophthalmus maximus strain ysfricsl-2021 chromosome 3, ASM2237912v1, whole genome shotgun sequence includes these proteins:
- the spats2 gene encoding spermatogenesis-associated serine-rich protein 2, producing MAKKNSQRDTSGVVFDTRSKMAMSQGGTAERMKEKIGAVRAVVPNKSNNEIVLVLQHFENCVDKAVQAFLEGSAIEILKEWNVTGKKKPKKKKKPKPQPEPETSAEPAPPEASPPGEGKDEVNGFHANGSVMDGESLDSLSEQLDSASLDAAELDSEPATSETTGAEAESQGRAPSPASQPEGKYHQGPRGNKSRRRPGFNSHPTTSSSASATDEHGPKAVKKIASNIDRSMKDLQRCTVSLTRYRMVVKEEMDSSIKKMKQTFAELQSCLMDREVTLLSEMDKVKAEAMMILDARQKRAEQLRRLTDKSASMSEEQLSELRADIKHFVSERKYDEDLGKAVRFTFDLEPLKTSITGFGSVYHPHTGYSNRSRCSSTSSTVASPGLPETPPTQTQSAPSENRPPPNKQIFHGNRRTFSGQGYYSGGQRYNGGSSYHDRSAGRANHRYHDGGGGGSSSGGGGGHASQQSGSSRAPFHSSSSTHNAPTDRPTHNGLPQRPPRTPCP from the exons atggcaaagaaaaacagccaaaGGG atACGTCCGGGGTGGTGTTTGACACTCGGTCAAAAATGGCCATGTCCCAGGGAGGAACAGCcgagaggatgaaggagaag ATCGGTGCTGTCAGAGCGGTTGTCCCCAACAAGAGCAACAATGAGATCGTGCTGGTGTTGCAGCATTTCGAGAACTGCGTCGACAAAGCTGTTCAAGCCTTCCTGGAAG GGAGTGCAATTGAGATCCTGAAAGAGTGGAATGTCACCGGCAAAAAGAAG cccaagaagaaaaagaagcccaAGCCGCAGCCCGAGCCCGAGACCTCAGCGGAGCCCGCTCCACCCGAGGCCTCGCCGCCCGGCGAGGGCAAGGACGAGGTGAACGGCTTCCACGCCAATGGATCTGTGATGGACGGAGAGTCACTGGACTCGCTGAGCGAACAGTTGGACTCTGCCTCCCTGGATGCAGCAGAGCTGGACTCTGAACCCGCCACATCTGAGACCACCG GCGCAGAGGCAGAAAGTCAAGGCCGAGCTCCGAGTCCGGCCTCGCAGCCAGAGGGGAAGTATCACCAGGGTCCCCGTGGCAACAAGTCCCGACGCAGACCAGGCTTCAATTCACATCCCACCACTTCCTCATCAGCTTCCGCCACCGATGAGCACGGACCAAAGGCAGTCAAGAAGATCG CTTCCAACATCGACCGCTCCATGAAGGACCTGCAGAGATGCACCGTCTCGCTGACTCGCTACAGGATGGTGGTCAAGGAGGAGATGGACTCGTCCATCAAGAAGATGAAACAGACGTTTGCCGAACTCCAGAGCTg TTTAATGGACAGAGAAGTGACTCTTCTTTCAGAAATGGACAAAGTGAAAGCAGAGGCCA TGATGATTCTGGACGCTCGACAGAAGCGAGCCGAGCAGCTGCGGCGGCTCACGGACAAGTCGGCGTCCATGTCCGAGGAGCAGCTGAGCGAACTGCGAGCGGACATCAAG CACTTTGTGAGCGAACGTAAATACGACGAGGACCTCGGGAAGGCCGTGAGATTCACGTTTGACCTCGAGCCTCTGAAGACGAGCATCACCGGGTTCGGATCAG TTTACCACCCACATACTGGATACTCAAATCGCTCCCGTTGTAGCTCCACGTCGTCCACCGTCGCCAGCCCCGGCCTGCCGGAGACTCCTCCCACCCAGACCCAGAGCGCCCCCAGTGAAAACCGGCCCCCGCCGAACAAACAG ATTTTCCATGGCAACCGGCGCACGTTCTCGGGACAGGGTTACTACTCGGGCGGTCAGCGGTACAACGGCGGCTCCTCGTACCACGACAGGAGCGCCGGCCGCGCGAACCACCGCTAccacgacggcggcggcggcggcagcagcagcggtggcggcggtggtCACGCGTCGCAGCAGTCCGGCAGCTCGAGAGCCCCCTTccactcctcctcgtccacccACAACGccccgaccgaccgaccgacccacAACGGGCTGCCCCAGCGGCCTCCGCGGACGCCCTGCCCTTGA
- the pym1 gene encoding partner of Y14 and mago yields MATPYVTDDSGKYIASTQRPDGTWRKTRRVKEGYVPQEEVPVYENKYVKFFKSKPDLPPGMSPSEASPQAQQQQKIPGCVDGEGAGLSKSAKRNMKRKEKRKQQQQPGQDGDADVESVSDAMENVSISDGGESSNKAAAASTVPDDSVAAEKSKKIKNLRKKLRQIEELQQKVDSGEINQPTKDQLEKLGRAKALRDEIEQLESDS; encoded by the exons ATGGCAACCCCGTATGTGACAGACGACTCCG GGAAATATATCGCTTCCACCCAGCGACCGGATGGAACGTGGAGGAAGACGAGGCGGGTGAAGGAGGGTTATGTCCCACAGGAGGAAGTCCCCGT ctatgAAAACAAGTATGTGAAGTTTTTCAAGAGCAAACCAGACCTGCCCCCTGGTATGAGCCCGTCTGAGGCGTCGCCAcaagctcagcagcagcagaagattCCCGGTTGTGTGGACGGCGAGGGCGCCGGCCTCTCGAAGTCGGCCAAGCGCAACATGAAGCGCAAAGAGAAgcggaaacagcagcagcagccgggccAGGACGGAGACGCGGACGTGGAATCGGTGAGCGACGCCATGGAGAACGTGTCCATCTCGGATGGCGGCGAGTCTTCGAACAAGGCGGCAGCGGCCTCGACGGTTCCTGACGATTCCGTGGCAGCGGAGAAGTCCAAGAAGATCAAGAACCTGAGAAAGAAGCTGCGTCAAATTGAGGAACTGCAGCAGAAAGTGGACTCTGGGGAAATAAACCAACCGACAAAGGATCAGCTGGAGAAGTTGGGTCGGGCGAAGGCCTTACGCGACGAGATCGAGCAACTCGAGAGCGATTCTTGA